The nucleotide sequence TTGCTGAAGTCTTGCACTATCGCCCAATACTTCCCCCACACCGGCAGCAAACCGAGTTTGAATCTTAATATTTTTCGCTTCGGCTGCCAGCCGCACGGTTTCTAGAGCAGATTGAATCACACTAACCAGATTAACCGGCGCGATATTCAAGACCATTTTACCGCGCAAAATGCGAGAAATATCCAGCAAGTCTTCAATTAATTGGGTCTGTAACTTAGCATTACGCTCAATGGTTGCCAAAGCTTGCTGAGTGGCCTTTTCATCTAATTTATAAGTTTGCAACATTTGCGTCCACCCCAGAATCGGATTGAGAGGCGAGCGCAACTCATGGGACAACACAGCTAAAAATTCATCTTTAATGCGGTTAGCTCTTTCTGCCTCTTCTCTAGCTCTGCGTTCGGCTTCTAAGAGTTGTTCTCGCTCCATTTCCGCTTGTTTGCGTTGATGAATATTCGTCGTCATCCCCACCCAAGTATAAACTTCTCCGCCAGCATCCAATACCGGTATTCCACGAATGGCAAAATATTCATAAGTTCCGTCATACTTACGAATGCGGTGTTCAACCTCATAAGTGGTTTTGCTTTTTACTGCCTTGTACCAGATTTGTCGAACTCTTTCTAAGTCCTGTGGGTGAATCGCTGCTGTTGAACCAGCCAATAATTCTTCTACAGGTTGGCCGGTAAATTCTTCCCATCCTTGCACGTCCACAAATTGCCCTTGATGATTTGCCCGCCAGACAATTTGAGAACTTGCGGTCACTAATGAGCGATAGCGTTCTTCGCTTTCCCGCAGCGCTTGTTCTGTGCGCTTGAGTTCGCTAATATCCATAGAGGTAATCCCGACACCCAGCACTTCCCCATCCGGCAAATAAACCGGGTAATAGTTGACCAAACCATAACGATACAGCCCCGGCGGATTGGTTTCACCGCTCACTTCTTGGTTTAATAAAGGTTGTTTGGTCGCTAAAACCTGTTCCACTACCACTTGAATATCAGAGGCCCATGCTGGCAAAACTTCCCAAACGGTACGCCCGATATGTTCCTTGAGCGGCACTCCATTAATAGCCGCTAGGGCTTCATTCGCATATATATAGCGCAAGTCCTGGTCTAAAAATGCTACAGCCACAGGAGAGCTAGTCAAAAAAGCATTGAGAACGGTTTCACTCTTGCGAATGGCTAATTCCATTTGTTTTCGCTCTGAGATATCAATCGCCGCGCAAGTGATACCCATAATCTTGCTACCTTTATCATATAATGGTTCTACTGTCAAGTCATAATAATAATCACCATCGGGCATCCCAATTTTAACCTCTTCACGCGCGGCTATTCCCGTATCTAAAACACCCTGTTTAATTTCAATTAACTGGGTCACATCACTGTGAGCGAACAGTTCATTTTCTCGTTTCCCAATAATGTAATCTAGTGGGTAGTTAAAAGCAGGGTTATAAATCCAGGTATAGCGTAGCTCTCGGTCTTGATTAAAAACCGTAATGGGTGAGTTTTTGAGTGCCACATATAATCGAGCTTCTGTTTGCCGTAAAGTTTCTTCTGCTTGTTTGCGCTCACTGATATCCTGTACTACGCCAAACATACCGAGAACGTTTCCTGAAGCGTTATATTGAGCGCGTCCTTTGGCCGCTACCCATCGGTATGTCCCATCTGAAAGCATCAGTCGGTATTCTATATCATAATCACTGTGTTCGCGGATCGAGTTTTCTACCGCTAGACGAGCGAGTTCTTGGTCTTCAGGGTGAAGGTAGCTTTGAATTTGCGTCCAAGTTAGGTAAGGCCCGGAGGGAATGTCGAAAATTTGTGCCCCTCGCTCGGAAAAGGTAACCATATCGGTTTTAGCGTTCCAACTCCAATCTCCCATTTTAGCGGCACTCAGGGCTAAACTTAATCGTTGTGCGCTCTCTTGCAGGGCTTCTTCTGCCTGTTTGCGGTCACTGATATCATAAAAGGTCACCACACCGGCTTTGATATTCCCCTGAGTATCGCGTATCGGGGCTGAATTGACTAACATAATTCCCCAGGTTCCATCTCCTCGCAAAAAGATGATTTCTTCTTCCCTCACCACCTCACCGGTTTTAACAGACCGGAAAAGGGGCCATTCGTGAAGTTGATAGGGACGACCTGAGAGATGAAAACCGTGATATAGTCTTTCAGATTGATGAATATTCTCGAAGGGTAATAAAGAGGAAATGCGCCAAATATACTTGATTTGCTCATTAGTAAGCATAATATCCCCAGTGGCGGCGTTAGCGACCATCACCCCGGCAGGCATTTGCTGTAATACCGCTTCTAAAAATTCTCGCTCTGTTTTAATTTGTTCTAGGAGTTGCTGTTTTTCGGCTTCGGCTTGCTTACGCTCAGTAATATCCGAGGTAAAACCTACCACCCTCAGCAGTCCCCCGTTTTGGTCCCGCAGCAAATAACCTTGGTCCCAAACCTCGATCCAGCGACCATCCTCATGACGGACTCGATATTCAAATTCGTATAGTTCGCCGCGTCCTTCGATCAAAAAGCCCATTTCTGGCATAATCCGAGCTAAATCATCGGGATGAAGGCGTTCTGACCACCAATCTCGGGTTTGAGGCACATCATCCGGATGAATTCCCATCAGGGGATATAATCCCTCAGAGCGGTAGACGGTACCGCTTAGAACATCCCAATCATAAACAATGCCCTTAACGGCACGGGCGGCTAGACGAAAACGCTCATCGCTCAAGCGTAGGGCTTCTTCTGCACGGATGCGATCACTCACATCCATCGATACTCCGGCCACTAATTTTCTTCCCGAGCTATCTTGAAAAGGAAACTTAAAAGACACATAATAATGTTCCCCGTCCTCCTGGGGCAAGGTTTCTAAAAACTGCATCACCTCATTGCTATCGAGGACTTTCAAATCATTGGCCCGAAACTGTTGAGCCGCCACTTGAGGATAAATCTCAAAATCTCTTAACCCGATAATTTCTTTGCCTGCAAATAGTTGCTCAAACCAGGCGTTAACATAAATATGTTGTCCGGTTTCATCTTTAATAAACGCAGCGATGGGACTGTGATCCATAAAGCTTTGAAACAGGTTTTGACTTTCTTTTAGGGCTTCTTCTGTACGTTTACGTTCCATGAATTGACCGATTTGAGAACCGATCACTTTCATCAGTTCGAGGAGATTTGCATCGTTTTTTTGAGGTTGATCACTAAAAAACTCGATGACTCCCAAGATTTCTGCACCGATGCCAATGGGAAAAGCCAATACAGCTTGAAGGCCCGATTTGGCTGTCTGTTGATCGCTTAAAAAACTGCCTTGGCGAGTTGCCCAAATACCGCCAGGAATTCCCCGTCCGAGTTCAAAGGTTTTTTGTTGATTCTCTTCTATAAATTTTTCTAGGTCTATAGAGGAATTGTGCCAGCTATTGAGGTAACGTAATACTTGCTGATGACGATCAACCCTCCAAAAAATCCCCAATTGCCAATGTAGCGTTTCACAAAGAGACTGCAAAATCGTAGAAACCGTGTCGACTAAATTGCTTGTAGAAGCTAAGGCGTAAGTTACAGCATACTGGGCGGCTTTACGTTGTTCTTCTTGTTTTCGCTCAGTAATGTCTCGAAAATAAAGGGCTAAACCTTCGGAAAAAGGAAAAGCTGAAACTTCCAGCCAGCGATTAATCACTTGGCAAAAATTTTCAAATTTAACAGTTATTTGCTCGTCAATTGCTCTTTGCAACTGGTTCAAGACCTCTGGATCTTCTTGAGGCACTTGGGGAAAACATTCCTGCCAAGTTTTGCCCAGTAATTCTTGAGGAGATTTTTCTAAAAGTCGACAGGCTTCTTGATTAAGATAAGTGTAACGCCACTGACGATCAAAAGCGATAAATCCATCGGTAATACTTTCAAGAATATTAGAGATTTGTTGATTGGCGGCTTTGAGAGATGCCTCAAATTCCTGGCGTTCGGTGATATCAATAGCTACCCCACCGATTAACATTTCTTCGCCTTGACCAAAAATCGGAAACTTATACACTAAAAATTGTCCGGTTTTCCCATTGTGAAGAGGAGCCACTTCAATGGTTTCAACAGGCTGTTGGGTTTCAAACACTTGCCGATTATTTTCTAAAAATTTTTGAGCAAATTCTTCGCTATAAATTTCGGCGATCGTTTTTCCGATTACATCTGTTTGCGGAAATTGGAACATTCGGAAATAGGTAGGGTTCAAATAGAGAATACGACCTTCAGCAGTGGCAATCCAGGCTGAAGCCGGACTGTGATTCATGAATGCCCTAAATTGCTCTATACTTTCTTGAAATGTTTTTTCCGTTCTTTTGCGTTCTGTAATGTCAATGGTGAGAATAGCGAGTCCTTGAGCGGTTGGGTTGACTCTGTATTCATACCAACGCTGTCTTGCTGTGTCTAAATATTCAAAATTGCTGGCAGTTTTTTCAGTGATTATTTGATGAAATTTTTGCTCAATTTCAGTCCCTATCCATTGCGGAAACAGTTCCCTAATATTGTTACCGATGATCTCTTGTTTTGATTTCCCCATTAACTCAGCTTGCGGTTGATTACTGTAAGTACAGTCTCCTTCCCAAGACAACACCCAAAACCCCTCCCTAATCTGGTCTATAATCTTGGCTAAGTCTTGTGGTTGTGTGCTTATCCCTTTGCCTTGTTCAGTCACCGTTTTTTCTCCTTCTAGCCAACATAAGTTTGATCAAGTATCTCTATAAATGCTCTAAGGTACGGCGAAGTTTGTTTTAAGTCCGGTGATAAAAAGTTTATTTGACTATTTTCTCGATTATTTATGGTAATATACGGTATATTAAGGATTTCTGGCACTTTAACCGGATCAGCACTTAAGAAACTGAGAAATTTTGCCGGAATTTGCATGGTTCATCAGTATTATAGGGGAATAGTTCATTATCTCTCGATCGTCCCATTTGCTGATCCCTCCTGAGACTGAATTTAGAGCCAATGGTGCCCCCCTTGATAAAGCTAGGGCAGTTTCATGTTTATTCTTAAAATAGTTATGTTAAGATAAAATCAAGGGTTTTAAGTTCATTAGTTTCAATCAAAACCTGCTTTTTTGTCTAATTAAATCTGTTTTTTGTGATAAATTCTCCTATTAAAAAATACATTTTTACTCAAAAATAAATCGGTTAACTAATGAAAAAATCCCCAAGGTGTGATAATAATTTGGAGGAAAAATGTTTTTATATTTATGAAAATTTTAGTAGTAGAAGATGATAAATTTACAATTGAATTTCTGCAAACAACGCTGACAGTATCGGGATATACAGTGGACTTAGCCAGTGATGGTGAAAGCGGCTTAGAACTAGCCACCTTGTGGAACTATGATTTAATCTTGCTAGACCTACAGCTTCCTAAAGTTGATGGAATCAAGATTTGTCGGCAACTTCGCGCTCTCAAAAACACTACGCCTATTTTAATCTTGACTGTTGAGAGTGAGAACAATAAAATCATTCAAGGATTAGATGCTGGAGCAGATGATTATCTGATCAAACCCTGTGACCCCAAATATCTCATCGCCAAAATTCGCTCCTTAGTACGTCGTAGTAGCGGTTATGATTCCCTATTGAGTTGGGGAGATTTATGTTTAGATCCTGTGTCTACACAAGTCACCTATCAGCAGCAACCGCTTGTCTTACGTCGTCAAGAATACAAACTCCTGAAATTATTTTTAAGAAATCCCCATCGGGTATTTAGCCGCAGCAATATTCTAGACCTTCTTTGGAGTGCAGAAGATTTTCCCTCTGAAAATGCCGTCACCAACTTGATTAAAGACCTACGAAACAAACTGAAAGATTCAGGGATGACAGAAGATTGCATAGAAACCCTTTATGGATTAGGTTATCGGCTCAAAGCTAGACCTGATAAGTTATTGAGCAAGAATCAAGCGGCACGAGACAATAAGTGCGAGAAAAACTTAGAAACTTGTGAAGGGTTAGCTTTAATTAACGAAATGGCGCAACGATTTCGGCTTTCGTTAAGTGAGAGGATATCACTGCTAGAAGAAGCCGTTCAAGAGTTAGCCGCGCCATCTGAGGTGACAACATTGACAGCCAAACCCGAGCAAGCCAAAGAAGAAGCGCACCGTCTGGCAGGAAGTTTAGGAACCTATGGATATATTAAAGGCTCAGAGTTAGCACGTTCGATTGAACAGTTATTAGCCAGAGGTTTAAGCCTTAATAAAACGCAAATTACTCAATTAAAAGAATTACTGACCCAACTCAGACAGGAAACTAACACCCCTGTAAATTTTCCCATCACAAACCTTGAAACCGTTGAAACCATACCGCGCCTATGGGCGATTAATTTAAGTCCTGCCTTAGCAACAGCATTACAGCAAGAAGCATCCCAATGGGAGATACAAGTGGAAGTTGTCCAGGATTGCACAACCGCACAAGATTTGCTCAACAAACAAATTCCCTCAGTTATTTTGCTTAAGGTAAAAGGAGGGACTCAAGATCAAAAGGGGTTGGCTTTATTACGGACCTTAAAAGAACAGTTTCCCCATATTCCCCTATTGACTCTAGCCGAACAGGACAGCTTGAGCCATCGTATTGAAGCCGGGAACTTTGGCAGTGAACGCTATATGGTACAACCGGTCACGGCTACTCAAGTGCTGGAAACCATAACCCAACTCTTGCCACCATCAAACAGCATCGAAGCTAATGTGATCATCGTCGATGACGACCCCACCATGCTCACCGCTTTGAAAAATTTGTTACACCCCTGGGGATTAAAAATCACTGGCTTAACAGAACCGAGTCACTTTTGGGAAGTCGTCACCCAAACCCATCCTGACTTACTGTTGCTGGATATAGAAATGCCTACCTTTAACGGCATTGAACTTTGTCGAGTAGTGCGTCAAGATGCCAACTATAGCGATTTGCCGATTCTAGTGGTAACCGGTCACACTGAGATAGAGTACATCCAACAAGCGTTTGAAGCAGGAGCCGATGATTTGATTCGTAAACCCATAGTGCCTCCGGAATTAGTGGCTCGGGTGCTAGGGCGGCTGGAAAGATCTCGTCTGAGGCAACAATTAGACGACTTACGACGACAGCAATCACAAGATTGGCAGGAGAAAGCTAAAATCGATCCCTTGACTAAAATTGCTAACCGCCTTACCTTTGACGAATTTTTGCAGCAACAGTGGCAATACCATGCTCAGGAACATCAACACCTATCTTTAATTTTTTGTGATGTGGATTTTTTCAAAGCTTACAATGATTGCTATGGGCATTTAGCCGGCGATATGTGCCTCAGACAAATTGCCCGTATCCTCAAAGAATCTGTTCAACCGAACCGGGACCTGCCCGCTCGTTATGGGGGTGAAGAATTCGCCCTGATTTTACCCAATACAGACTTAAAAGGCGCTTTACAGGTTGCCGAACGGATTCAGCACACCCTCGCACAAGTACAAATTCCTCACTCAGCCTCTTGTGTGAGCCAGTTTGTCACCCTGAGTATAGGAATTACCGGTACTGTCCCCACTGAGGGGCACAGGCTCCAAAACCTGGTTAACACGGCTGATCAGGCTCTCTATGCCGCTAAAAAAGCTGGACGTAATACTTACTGCCTCTACCCCTGCCTAAAATGATATTATCTGTCAAAATAAGCTATAAAAGGCTGATTGCTTCTTTTAAGTTTTATGTTTTTCTTGCCGCTAAATCGACCTCTTCCTAAAATTTCGCTGCGATGGGTGCTGATTGTGCCTTTTGTTCTACAAATTGTCGGAGCAGTGGGATTGGTTGGCTATTTTTCTTATCGCAGTGGACAACAGGCTGTGGAAAAATTAGCCGATCAATTGTTAGAAAAGGTGTCAGAGCGGGTCAGCGATCACCTCGATAAATTCTTAGAGGCTCCCCACGATATTGTCGCAACTAATCATTTAGCGGCACAGCAAGGACTCCTAAATATCAAGGATTTGAATCAACTGCAACAACAATTTTGGCAGCAGATCAGGCTGTATCCCTTATTAGGAACCAGTAACTTTTGGAATGAGCAGGGTGAAGCTATCGGGTACGGACGTATCCAATCTACAGACGATTGTGACTTTGCTCGTCAGGTTACCGGAGAAAACATTTCCCTCGGGACTATCTTCTTACAACAAGTTAAAAAAACCCAACCCGATGAACACCTATTCTATCTCGTTGATGGGGAAGGAAAAGCCAGAAAACTTGTTTATAAAGTCGTTAAAGATTACCGCCAGATAGATTGGTATTTATACGGAAAAAAGTCCGGCAAACAAGGTTGGGTACCCATCGCTGTTTCTCAAATTACAGGTAAGTTACAAACAGCAGCAGTCGCTCCCATTTATAATGCGGCTGGACAATTTCAAGGAATGTTTACGAGTATTTTTTCTTTAAGCGATATTAGTACCTTTTTAAATGACTTAAATATTTCCCCATCCGCACAACTTTTTATCATTGAGCGTTCGGGAGATTTAGTGGCCACATCTACCTTAGAAACTCCCCATATCAAGCAAGGAAAACAAACCACAAGATTACCAATTCTCAACAGCACAAATCCGAGTACCCGAGAAATTGCCCAACAGCTACTTAAAAAATTCGGCAGTTTCAAGAATCTACAAAAGACAACACAACTCGATTTATCTGTCCAAAACGAACATCATTTTGTTCAGGTAACTCCCTATCAAGATAAATATGGGTTAGATTGGCTGATTGTGGTGGTTGTTCCCCGGTCAGACTTAATGACAGAAATTAATGATAATGTCTGGCACACAATTATTATATCTAGCTTCATCTTATTGGGAGTAATTATTATCGGAATTTTAACCGCTAACTGGATTGCTCGGCCCATCCGACGATTAAGTCAAGCAAGTCAAGTTTTAGCCGAGGGAAATTGGCAGCATTCTTTGAAACAAGAGAGCGTGATCCGAGAAATTTCGCTTCTTACTCAGTCCTTTAACCTTACTGCCGCACAACTTCAACAGTCTTTTGAACAGATCAAAACCGCCCTACAACAGTCAGAAGAAAAGTTTACCAAAGTGTTTCGCTCTTGTCCCGATCCAATTTCTATTAACAGCCTTATGGGGG is from Gloeothece verrucosa PCC 7822 and encodes:
- a CDS encoding response regulator, yielding MKILVVEDDKFTIEFLQTTLTVSGYTVDLASDGESGLELATLWNYDLILLDLQLPKVDGIKICRQLRALKNTTPILILTVESENNKIIQGLDAGADDYLIKPCDPKYLIAKIRSLVRRSSGYDSLLSWGDLCLDPVSTQVTYQQQPLVLRRQEYKLLKLFLRNPHRVFSRSNILDLLWSAEDFPSENAVTNLIKDLRNKLKDSGMTEDCIETLYGLGYRLKARPDKLLSKNQAARDNKCEKNLETCEGLALINEMAQRFRLSLSERISLLEEAVQELAAPSEVTTLTAKPEQAKEEAHRLAGSLGTYGYIKGSELARSIEQLLARGLSLNKTQITQLKELLTQLRQETNTPVNFPITNLETVETIPRLWAINLSPALATALQQEASQWEIQVEVVQDCTTAQDLLNKQIPSVILLKVKGGTQDQKGLALLRTLKEQFPHIPLLTLAEQDSLSHRIEAGNFGSERYMVQPVTATQVLETITQLLPPSNSIEANVIIVDDDPTMLTALKNLLHPWGLKITGLTEPSHFWEVVTQTHPDLLLLDIEMPTFNGIELCRVVRQDANYSDLPILVVTGHTEIEYIQQAFEAGADDLIRKPIVPPELVARVLGRLERSRLRQQLDDLRRQQSQDWQEKAKIDPLTKIANRLTFDEFLQQQWQYHAQEHQHLSLIFCDVDFFKAYNDCYGHLAGDMCLRQIARILKESVQPNRDLPARYGGEEFALILPNTDLKGALQVAERIQHTLAQVQIPHSASCVSQFVTLSIGITGTVPTEGHRLQNLVNTADQALYAAKKAGRNTYCLYPCLK
- a CDS encoding PAS domain-containing protein — protein: MTEQGKGISTQPQDLAKIIDQIREGFWVLSWEGDCTYSNQPQAELMGKSKQEIIGNNIRELFPQWIGTEIEQKFHQIITEKTASNFEYLDTARQRWYEYRVNPTAQGLAILTIDITERKRTEKTFQESIEQFRAFMNHSPASAWIATAEGRILYLNPTYFRMFQFPQTDVIGKTIAEIYSEEFAQKFLENNRQVFETQQPVETIEVAPLHNGKTGQFLVYKFPIFGQGEEMLIGGVAIDITERQEFEASLKAANQQISNILESITDGFIAFDRQWRYTYLNQEACRLLEKSPQELLGKTWQECFPQVPQEDPEVLNQLQRAIDEQITVKFENFCQVINRWLEVSAFPFSEGLALYFRDITERKQEEQRKAAQYAVTYALASTSNLVDTVSTILQSLCETLHWQLGIFWRVDRHQQVLRYLNSWHNSSIDLEKFIEENQQKTFELGRGIPGGIWATRQGSFLSDQQTAKSGLQAVLAFPIGIGAEILGVIEFFSDQPQKNDANLLELMKVIGSQIGQFMERKRTEEALKESQNLFQSFMDHSPIAAFIKDETGQHIYVNAWFEQLFAGKEIIGLRDFEIYPQVAAQQFRANDLKVLDSNEVMQFLETLPQEDGEHYYVSFKFPFQDSSGRKLVAGVSMDVSDRIRAEEALRLSDERFRLAARAVKGIVYDWDVLSGTVYRSEGLYPLMGIHPDDVPQTRDWWSERLHPDDLARIMPEMGFLIEGRGELYEFEYRVRHEDGRWIEVWDQGYLLRDQNGGLLRVVGFTSDITERKQAEAEKQQLLEQIKTEREFLEAVLQQMPAGVMVANAATGDIMLTNEQIKYIWRISSLLPFENIHQSERLYHGFHLSGRPYQLHEWPLFRSVKTGEVVREEEIIFLRGDGTWGIMLVNSAPIRDTQGNIKAGVVTFYDISDRKQAEEALQESAQRLSLALSAAKMGDWSWNAKTDMVTFSERGAQIFDIPSGPYLTWTQIQSYLHPEDQELARLAVENSIREHSDYDIEYRLMLSDGTYRWVAAKGRAQYNASGNVLGMFGVVQDISERKQAEETLRQTEARLYVALKNSPITVFNQDRELRYTWIYNPAFNYPLDYIIGKRENELFAHSDVTQLIEIKQGVLDTGIAAREEVKIGMPDGDYYYDLTVEPLYDKGSKIMGITCAAIDISERKQMELAIRKSETVLNAFLTSSPVAVAFLDQDLRYIYANEALAAINGVPLKEHIGRTVWEVLPAWASDIQVVVEQVLATKQPLLNQEVSGETNPPGLYRYGLVNYYPVYLPDGEVLGVGITSMDISELKRTEQALRESEERYRSLVTASSQIVWRANHQGQFVDVQGWEEFTGQPVEELLAGSTAAIHPQDLERVRQIWYKAVKSKTTYEVEHRIRKYDGTYEYFAIRGIPVLDAGGEVYTWVGMTTNIHQRKQAEMEREQLLEAERRAREEAERANRIKDEFLAVLSHELRSPLNPILGWTQMLQTYKLDEKATQQALATIERNAKLQTQLIEDLLDISRILRGKMVLNIAPVNLVSVIQSALETVRLAAEAKNIKIQTRFAAGVGEVLGDSARLQQVVWNLLSNAVKFTPAGGQIEIDLELKDINAQISVKDTGKGINPNFLPHVFEYFRQEDSKTTRKYGGLGLGLAIVRHLTELHGGTVAVDSPGEGLGATFTVSLPLTATPSPTFEESILPSERVDLSHLQIFVVDDEADMRDLLMMILEQYGASVKVAASAAEALSLLEQYTPDVLISDIGMPEMDGYMLMQQIKQLPPERRGLIRTIALTAYAGELNKKKAFEAGFQKHLSKPVEPSQLARTIASLVGRSINK